In a genomic window of Penaeus vannamei isolate JL-2024 chromosome 10, ASM4276789v1, whole genome shotgun sequence:
- the LOC113818312 gene encoding sporozoite surface protein 2-like, which produces MSTIDAFTSTTYSPMLILCANTRKYNKNRDGSLDPILIKWIESGIYLNRSHSILITPPNPHNLMASQNLYNQTIRITPQHPHNPSASSQPHSILTIPQHPYNPHTILTIPIVSSQPPHHPPNPHSILTTPTASSQLHNILTTAQHPHKLSASSQPDSTLRTRQHPHNPTAILTTPSILTTPQHPHTPSASSQPLIIITTTASSQPFSILTTPTASSQPLQHPHNPPASSQPLSIPTSSQHPHNPHSILTTPQHLHNPTAILTTPSILTTPQHPHTPSASSQPLIILTTTASSQPFSILTTPTPSSQPHSNPHNPQHPHNPSASSQPLSILTTPQHPHNPSASSLPFSILSTPTAPSQPLSILTTLQHPHSPTTTSEPHSNPHNPTASSQPPQHPHNPTASSQPLSILTTPQHPHNPSASSQPFSILTTPQHPHNSHSNPHNPHSNPHNPHSILTTPSASSQPPSILTTPTEPQDKSEVSVPHCASGKRRVMGSLVGY; this is translated from the exons ATGTCTACAATAGATGCTTTTACATCTACTACCTACTCTCCCATGCTCATTCTCTGTGCAAACACTCGCAAGTACAACA AAAACCGGGATGGCAGCCTGGATCCAATTTTGATCAAGTGGATAGAGTCGGGTATTTACTTAAATCGG TCTCATAGCATCCTTATAACCCCGCCTAATCCTCATAACCTCATGGCTTCACAGAATCTTTATAACCAGACA ATTCGTATAACCCCCCAGCATCCTCACAACCCCTCAGCATCCTCACAACCCCACAGCATCCTCACAATCCCACAGCATCCTTACAACCCCCACACCATCCTCACAATCCCCATAGtatcctcacaacccccacatcatcctcccaacccccatagtatcctcacaacccccacagCATCCTCACAACTCCATAACATCCTCACAACCGCTCAGCATCCCCACAAGCTCTCAGCATCCTCACAACCCGACAGCACCCTCAGAACCCGACAGCACCCTCACAACCCCACAGCAATCCTCACAACCCCCAGCATCCTCACAACCCCTCAGCATCCTCACACCCCCTCAGCATCCTCACAacccctcatcattatcacaaccacaGCATCCTCGCAACCCTTcagcatcctcacaacccccacagcatcctcacaaccccttcagcatcctcacaaccccccagCATCCTCACAACCCCTCAGCATCCCCACAAGCTCTcagcatcctcacaacccccacagTATCCTCACAACCCCACAGCATCTTCACAACCCCACAGCAATCCTCACAACCCCCAGCATCCTCACAACCCCTCAGCATCCTCACACCCCCTCAGCCTCCTCACAACCCCTCATCATTCTCACTACCACAGCATCCTCGCAACCCTTcagcatcctcacaacccccacaccatcctcacaaccccacaGCAATCCTCACAACCCCCAGCATCCTCACAACCCCTCAGCATCCTCACAACCCCTCAGCATCCTCACAACCCCTCAGCATCCTCACAACCCCTCAGCATCCTCGCTACCCTTCAGCATCCTCTCAACCCCCACAGCACCCTCACAACCCCTCAGCATCCTCACAACCCTTCAGCATCCTCACAGCCCCACAACAACCTCAGAACCCCACAGCAATCCTCACAACCCCAcagcatcctcacaacccccacagCATCCTCACAACCCCACAGCATCCTCACAACCCCTCAGCATCCTCACAACCCCTCAGCATCCTCACAACCCCTCAGCATCCTCACAACCCTTCAGCATCCTCACAACCCCACAGCATCCTCACAACTCCCACAGCaatcctcacaacccccacagcaatcctcacaacccccacagcatcctcacaaccccttcagcatcctcacaaccccccagcatcctcacaacccccacagAGCCGCAAGATAAAAGTGAGGTCTCTGTGCCACATTGTGCGAGCGGTAAGCGACGCGTGATGGGTTCCCTCGTGGGATATTGA